AATGTGAATGAAATGTTAATAAACCTTAAAGAAAATATGTCTGTGCTTTTTATTACAAACTATTCACTGTAAGATGATAATGACAACTTTAAAGGACGTTTTgagaaacacatttacaaaacaacacaatCATGAGCATTCATCTTATGTTATAATATTATAGGgttatataacttatatatagcTAATTGTGTAGGAATGACAAATAAAAGATACTGTGGCTTGAAACGGTCAATTCTCTAGGAAATCAAACATGATTTGCATCATTTTTGAAAGAGtgatttacttaaaaaaatatatatacatttatatgttAGTATAAAATGTACACGTAAGTCATGGAGGGGAATTATGTATTGAGGGTGACATTTATTTTCTATGCAATAAGAAAAGAAGTAATTTAAAAGCTGCTGCACTTTGTGTCTTTGTAATCCGTACATTTCCAGTCCATCCTTCACCACAAAAATACATATAGTTTAGACATGGTCTTAGACAGTAATCCTCAGACTTTACTTTTTGAGAAAAATTTGCTCTATATTGTAATATgtctaaatgtatttaaaattgtCATAtcagcatattttttttaactacttttttataattttgacCTGAAACAATTTATCATTCACTTTGTCATATAGCCTACTTAAGTAAatcacacaaagaaacaaactTGCCTACTGCAAATTTAAGGTGGCATTTCTACTCAACGTGATTGTGCAAGCAAAGGAAAAAAGCATAACACAATTAGCCTAAGGTGAAATAATATTTGAAGACATGTCTGAAGGTGCGATCTCTTAGGCCATATATGAGTGAGCTCAAACACTTAGGGAAAATGATAAGACCTAACAAGAGCACATACTGAATAAGACTGGCCATAGAAGGATTTGTGTTTGATGTGCTTCTGGGGTTTATCATATTAAACAGAGTGAAGGTGAGACACAGCGACACAGACATAACTGAAGCAAATGCAACAGCACTGTCTTATGGGCTTTACTGGCATTACGGACATTAGAAGAGGCTGCAATTATGATAGAATTGTATGTGTATCATTTTGTATCACTAATACAAAATATGCAATGTTAAAAGGCCATATTTACAGTTGAATACATTTGTAGCTGGAAGACAGTTTGTCTGTGAGAGAACCTTGGCACAGTGAAGCCTGTGTTCTCCAGCCTGACAAATAGGAAATTCTGGCTGAACAAGTCTAAAGTGGGCCACTGTCCACATGAAAGCAATGGCCACGCAGGTTGTCCTGGTGGTGGCAATATTGGCATGCCTCAGTGTAAAACAAATGGCAACATACCGCTCTAAACACACCACAGTGAGGTTGAGgggtgacattttaaaagtgatgCCTGCAAACGGTGTGACAATAATACAGACGTAGCTGATCATTCTGACCATGGTCGCGGCAATGATGTACAGCAACATAGTCACTAGAAGCTGCAGAGAGTCAGTGAGGAGTAAATGACCAAACAGGACATAGCGGGGGGACTCCAGGAAGAGAGGACTCCAGGAGGAGAGGCTTCCTTAACAAGGAAAAACATCATGACGCCGTATCCATACAGAAAGAGAAGACATGGCAGTATAGACAGCAGAACTTTGACAGGTGTCTGAAACAGCATCACTAAGTCTTGGGTTACTGCTCTGTCATTCACGACCACAGCTCCATGCAGCATCTGTAAAGGCacggcacacaaacacatccaaCTGATCCTTGATCAACATTATAAACAGTCCCCAATCTTGATGCCTGTTCAGAATGATTCTGTCAAATAATATCTTCAATAGGCAATGTTGGCCTGAAACAAAGCTACACTTTTTTAGAAGGTAAAAATACTTGACAGCAtcacaataaatacaaatatttcagAAATATATATCATCTATATGAAATTAAAAGGTGTGATAAATAGATAATTTTATGTATATCTAAGACACGTCACCTACATGTTACTTGTTTAGTCTGACTTAATTTGACAATAAAACTTTAGTTGACAACTCTGAGGACCTCACGCCCTTTTTTATAAGAATCTATGTCTTGACATCACCACCATTATCACAACCAGCCAAGGCCCTGCATTGGTTATAGTTTCTTAAAAGGAGAGGTGTGTGCTACTAGAGCAATAATATGTACCTTTCCCTTATATACAGTAGCATAAAAATAGATTGTATCTACTTTATTGTTACTTCACATTGTCAAACTTAAGTGCAGTTTGCAGTTTTTGCAGTTTGCCAAAATCCATAGAAATCCAATGGCTGTATTTCTAAATGGCCATTTGTGACCCCTTTCCTTATTCTCAGCATGACACTGAAATTAAGAGAACACTGACTGCATTTTCAACATTTAGCATGCTATATTAGCGTTAAACTCATAGTCCAGTTAGCTGAGGCTGGAATTTGGTCATTAGTCTTGAAGGTATGCTGTTATAAACTTAAAGGAGACTATTGTGAAAAACTGACTTTTTCATTGCTTGTGCACATACATTGGGGTATCTGCAGTGCCTACCAACCCACAAACTGAAATAAGAAAACCCAGTCAGTGTTTGAGGCCTGCCTACATCAGAAAACATGGGATTCAACAAGCCATTCAGATTTGGCTGCCCTTTCTTTAGCCCCTGTCACACCGAGATTCCGCTATAGCGCTGCAATAAAGGTCTGCAATTTCACATAGCATGTCGGCATTCTGGGAGCAAAGAGGCATGAAGTGTAACACAACAGTGTTGGCATCTAGTCGCGCAGACTGGGCTTttggaggggggcttaaagagacaggcgcaaaaacagagcatttcagacagaggaggaatacaggtagacagacagttTGAGAATTTTTAGTAAaaacacaagtatgaacctgaacatGAGCATATGtctcctttaacccttgtgttgtcttcccgtcaaccatgaacttgttgtccttccaggtcaaaattgaaaatgaactttttccgatgtttttgttgctttttctgatgTATTTGTCACGCTTTCCATGCTTAttcttggaattcatggtcaacaaacctcatttatatgaaatcaTACATAagtttttagttaaaaaaaacagaaattatgaataatttttactgatagttaagatcagagggtgttgagtggatcacacaTGGGTAGGCTATATGTCAAAATTTAGTCCAGATACAGTTTTGAAAGCATttcaacattgttttcaaatgctataaaattgaataaaacacctaaaaattaaagtaatcattaattttacgtgaagaacgttgtatggaaccatccatgttatttttgggcaatttggttgaaagaaatccatatttctgatataaatcACTTcgaaaaacgggtcaaattttacccgaggacaacacaagggttaagtgttAAATGGGTGGACATTTTGACCGGTTAGTGGCTAGATGAAGTCAGTTTACATCCTTTGGGGACCATGAACGTTTGCGTGAAACTGCATTCAATCCATGTTGCCGAGACAGTATTTGAATTCAGGATTAGTCTGACTCACCAGATGTGGACTGTGGGTATAAGTCTTGGCCAATGGCAGGCTACTTTGGCCAGCattctcctccccttccactaTCTCCCCTACTGTAAGGGCACGGCATCCAGGGCTTAGTGCTGCAAaacaagtttcatgaaaatcaggCCATTCATTTTTCTGTAATCATGCTGATAGACAAACAAACCGAAAACATAACCTATAGGCGGAGGCAGAGCCATAgagatataatatatataataagtctttctctatcactctgggcGGAGGTAATAATCATAAAAGAAATGGTCTTCCCCTGTTGGACCACcacttgtttttcattttaataatacaattttaataaaCACTAAAAGTTTACATTCACAACACCAGTTATCTTGTAGCGTGACAGCTTTTCCTTAATCTGGCAAAATGTTTTCGACCTCGAGGCCTGAGTCACTGGTGCAGAACAAAAAACAGTCACTGTCCAGTCATGCATACATTGTTCAATGAAGAGGAATTCAATGGTGGATTGGTCATCAGAATTGTATGCAAAACAAAACACCTACACCATAAAGTAGGGCTGCAGAAACAACTAAAGGCCCAGTAGATCTGCCCTGTTTGCCTGAACCACTCTGGTGTCAGCTATGGTCATTTTCTTCCAATAAAAAGTGACAAGTAGAACTTGAGCAAATCACTGAAAACGTCCGCCTTGAAAAGAAAATCCCTGGTGTCTAAACGCATTCCAACGATTCTAATGTCAAGGGTTGTTTTAGAGGTAATTGTATGTGTTGTAGTATTTGGGTGCTGCAAATGTGACTGTAAGGAGGTGATAGAAAACTATTAATACTCATATTTCATTTCACCGTACATTTATCTTGCTACATGCATGTTAAATGAactaacacatttaaaaacgtGATGTCCTTTTAATGCACATACCAAATATACAAGCATGGGTGACATATTTGCTGCATCCATCTTTAATCGTTATTTGAATTCAATCTTTACAAACACATTAACAATGATGCAATCACTCAAAATAAAGCATTAAACAAGGAGACTAtcacttaaaaaatatatattgtaaaAGGAAAAGTACAATCAAATCCcagtatattaaaataaaaataaggcaAAGCTGAAAGGCAAAGTATCTACATAACAAAagcaacataataataataataataataataataataataataataataataataataataataaagttccTAAATTTGCTGTTAAATTGTACGAGGATGTGGATGAATCTTTTCTTCTACGGCTGCTGGCTTTATTTAGACAGAAACAGGAATTTTAGCTGTGGAAAGAAAATTATTACACAAAATCAGAAATGTGAATTTTTTctgaagacatttttatttaatgtaataCAAATGCTTCAACATTGCGGCCCTATGTTCTGCAATGGTTAATCTTAAAACAAGACTTTaacaatttaatgcatttaatgcaatttcattgtttttgatCAACATTTCAACAGACAAAAACTATGTTGAATTATTAAAATGATGTGGCATACAATCGATATGGTGTATACATTCTTTGGTAGAAGTTCGCTTACCACAGGTATCCTTCCTTAAACTCAGTGAATTTGTGCCGGACCATAAATGTTGCAAGAGCATCTGCTACCTAGCAACAGattacagaaaacaaacagaatcTGGGTCAAACAGACTGCTGAACTGAAACTGAATTGAGAAGTGACACTACAAACACCAATATTATAAAATGTGCATTAGGTTTGGCAAAATCAACAAGCGTCATACAGTACTTTGGAAAATAACACAGGACATGTTTAGGCAAACACCCCTTACTTTTTCAGGCGCGTCCTCATGGACAGCATGCCCACACTGAGGCAGGACCTGCATCTGAAACTTCCCTGTGTACAAACAATGAGATTATGGATATTTTGAGGTCTGTGTATTTTACTCTATAGGACAACAATCAAAAGGTGGGTTGAGAAAACGGAAACTATGCATAAAATCTCAGTTTTTGCTCCTTACCTTGCATCTGCCCAATAGTAAGGTCTTTGTCAAGCCTGTCCACTCCTGTACAATGGATGAAGTCAGGGGTGAAATTGTGCAGTCAATGGCAAAATAGCTTGGCATAAAAATCATTTGAATTCATCCAAACTAGTAGGACTGCCCTGAAATTCTATCAAAACTGCCTACTCAGACACTTTTTATGCATTTGGAGTACCAAATAATGTTGTGCCTTCACAGTGAGAGATCTTACCGGCGAGCAATAGCAGTTTTGGCACAGGGCAAGTGAGAAAGAGGACAGACAGGCCTCTGAACCAGCCCTCCCAATATTTTTCGGTCTTTGACAGGTCCACTCGCCAGGTAAAGATGCTTTCCTTCTTTATCTGTTTGGTAGAAAACCCCATTTTTAGGTATGTATCAGCCTcttacaaacacatacacacattacaaaagaaagacaaatgGTAAGAGAGACGGAACCTCCTGGTCATCCTCCTTCATCCTTTTCTTATTGGATTCTTCCTCcacttcttcatcttcttcctcttctatGACACCTTCAATGCTATTAGACACACCTGGACTGCTGCTGGATTCTTCACATCTGTGAAAGTCAGAACAGACCGAATAAACATACAATTCACATACAACTTGCAAAACCATGCAGGACCGAGATGAGAAACAGAACAGACATACTTTTTCACCTGGCCTCCCATTGACACTCGTGCTGACTCAATGTTTCGGATCTGGCCGCTCTTCACACTGTaggcaaagaaaaagaaatgttgtgTACAAAAATGATACTAGTTAGATGCCATGCAAACTTGAAAATTCAAACTCTAAGAATGGAGGCCATTAAAACTGGACAATCAAAAACTGTCTTTTCCAAGCTGAATGTTGTCCAAAACATGGCAAATGCTTTCAACAAGGCTCCTATTGGTTTTTAGTAAATACTGTTTATGACTGTTTGGGAACAATAACAAAATTTCAGAAGAGTATAATTTGGTCCAATCATATTTCCAAGATGTAGCTGGTTTACCTCCACTCAATGGCATTCTCCAAAGATTTAAAAGTCTTTGGCCGACTTCTGAGGAAATTCTGCATACTGTTCAAAGCATCCATTGCTGTACCTGAATGCAATTAACAACATTATTTGCCATTACTACACCCAGTAATACTATACTAAGGTAATTTGATTTCATTACGAACATTCATCATGCAACTTAACTGCTAATTTAAAGTAGTAGTAAAATCAAACTTCTATTTGGTCAACTGTGCGTcataaattaacaaaaatatcGATCTATGATGCTCTGTCCAAGCAAGCACTTACCTTCTACAACGTCAATGACACAGAGGCCAAGCAAGGATGGTATATGATTGGCAGCGGCTGTGTGAACTGCAACAGCCCCACCCATGCTGTGTCCAATCATCATGATCGGAGGCGGGTTCTCTCCATAGAGCCCCTCCACCACTTTGCCAATAtcccttttaaaaaggaaatgcaaagaAAACCTTGTTACATTTCCATCACGTGTCAGTGTTTCTAAGTATATAGTAAGAAACCTGAAGACAGAGTGTATGTTCTGTAACaattaatctttttattttaaagcaacTAATAGAACCCACTAAACTCACAAATCACTTTCCCCCTCCCTGGATTGAACTGTGAAAGCAAGACCTTGTAAAGATGCACCAAACATTCCCTTTAGATGGGAAGCTATAGAGAACAAATCTGACTGTGCCTGTGACTCAACTCCTTTAGCTTTTGGCTGTCCTCCAAGCCTGCAGGATCATTGCTGCCCCCTCTGGCTTCCCATAGTTTTCAGTGATTCAAGGCTAGGCAGTTTAAAGTGAGTGCTGACGTGGTTCTCAAACATTCGACAATCTGCGTTAACTGCACACACAGCAACTTACTTGGCCATTGTGTCCGCAGAGAGATCATCAGGATTTTTCACTTTGGTGTCGCCTGCAGGTGATAACAGAGAAGCAAATTACGTACACCATTTGTTCCATCGGAGCACATGAATATGCAAAGAATGAGAATTTCACTGGAGCTGCAATATGAACAGCAAAAAACTGATTTAGGACTTaagttattaatatttttgCAAAGCATTATTCAAAAGGGGATTGATAATACTACCTAACCAAACTGACAAATCCCCATCAAAATCTCAATTTCCTaaactatatataaaatatgttttgttacTTATTTTGTGTCCTGTGACTACTTATATTCACCATGAGCGCGCAGGTCCATAGCCACCACCCTGCAGTGGATCCTGCTGCATATGACGGCCTGCAAAAACACATTCGAAAAACGTTTGAATCAAATAGTGTACAGCAAACATgctgaaagaaaagaacaacTTTATGAATATGCCACATTATGTTGGTGTGTGTATTTTAAACATACGATTTACAGAGTCTCTGTCATAGTTATTATGCTCACAGTGAACACAGCCCAGGAGAGTGCAGAGTGGCCTCCTCCATGGAGCAGGAGCAGCACAGGACCATTGGCACCACTGCAGTAAAGTCTGAAAATGTTCAAGGTAGTCAAGGAAACGCATACCAAAGCTGTGCTACAGTTAAAAAAGTAAATAGATACTGCTTAAAATAGAATCAAAATGAATTGTATAAACTGCTTATCTTCTATACAAAGTTAAAGTTAGACAGAACACTGGTATAAAGAAGTAGTCACATCTGAAATGACCTAGTTAGATTTAAATGCTCTGGGCGATTTCCACACAAAAAGTTTCAATAACTCATGCTTATTTTTTTCCGACAAACACAAGCAGCAGTCAAGGATATATCtttgccattttcattttccaCCTCAACATCTTCCATGGTTTCAAAGTACTGACTCCAGAGCAGGGGGGTGAAATCTCTCTTCCGTCCAGGTCTGTATCAAAAAATAAAGCACAAGCAAAATGTAAACCAAACTCATATTGCAGCAGGATAATTAAAACGCATCTTTGAATGTGTTTCAGTGAAAAGGGAGGCTTATATAAATTGTGAAATTcaataaaatattatattattcagCAAGACCAACCTACTGTTCACTGCTTCATACAGTGTCATTCCTCCTCAAATCATTAGATCTTTAACTCAAACTTAAAGCATGTAGCTGAGTAGTTGTAATGCTCTGGCTGCTGGCTATTTAACCGACTCGAAATCGGAGGACTTTTTTAAGGCTAATGTTTTAGGGTTTGCATGTTGGTGTAATTTCAGTTTTTACGCACACACCCAAGACAGCTTGGATACGTTTTGATTCAAAGCCCacacactaaataaataaataaataaataaataaataaataaacaaacaaacatatatacatacatacatacatatatatttgtgtgtgtgtgtgtgtgtgtgtgtgtgtgtgtgtgtgtgtgtgtgtgtgtgtgtgtatgtatgtatgtatgtatgtatgtatcatacatacatacatacatatcattgtcaatgtatataatatatatgtacatCGTACATGTCTACCAAAAGCAACAACTTGTTCATACAAGTATTGTAACATGGTGATGTGAACAAGCAATACCAAGCCAGAACGAGCCCTGGCCTTCACTAAGCTACACAAGCTGTGCTAATGAAAAGTGAATGTGGCCCAAACACTGCAGTTGGACTTGGACCTGTTCTCACAATAAAATCTAATATATCTTTGGAGACTACTCAACATTATGACAGATTACTATGTTCAGACACTGCTTTTCATGTGTCTCGTATGCGCACTGACATATGACGTTATAAGGtaattttggttaaaatcaataGATACTGCCAGAATGAACGGAGTTTAACCTTAATATATATAATGCTTAGGTTGTATTCCAAACATATGAGTTAAATCGCGCTTGATCGAAGCTCTAGTAgcaacagctaacgttagcttaactaactacctagctaactaactaacgcGATGAGTTCTGTTGTCCTGTCCTTTAACAATCTGTTAAGATACGAGTCCAATGTAACAGAGAGCAACTAATGTGATCGCGGATAATATAaaatgtaacgttagacagccagcAGAGTTGAAAGCATTCTATTAAgatactaacgttagctagcaaacTCACCCCATTTTCATTTTGGAGCCGCCTGACTGGAAACCACCTGCCATCGGAGGTCTGGAGGGTAACAGGTTTAAATGCAACTGTTTCTCCATGATGTCGAAAGCGGGATCGGTCTCTGTCAGGAACTGTTTAGTAAACAGCGTTTAATACGACCTTCCCTGTATTTCGCAGCATATGATTTCGTGCGACACCTGCACGACGCTAGGCTGGCATTAGAGAAATTCAACTACGTTTCTCTGACgagcttcttcttctgctgctaCTGCTTTTGGGTGCGCGTCTtcttctttgattttctttctttgtagCTTAGCGTGGAGTTTTTAAAGCATTACTGCCATCTACTGACTACGAAGTCACCTCCATCAGTCGTTTACAACCTTTTATTGTTTGC
This genomic interval from Perca flavescens isolate YP-PL-M2 chromosome 13, PFLA_1.0, whole genome shotgun sequence contains the following:
- the ppme1 gene encoding protein phosphatase methylesterase 1; its protein translation is MEKQLHLNLLPSRPPMAGGFQSGGSKMKMGPGRKRDFTPLLWSQYFETMEDVEVENENGKDIFRLYCSGANGPVLLLLHGGGHSALSWAVFTAVICSRIHCRVVAMDLRAHGDTKVKNPDDLSADTMAKDIGKVVEGLYGENPPPIMMIGHSMGGAVAVHTAAANHIPSLLGLCVIDVVEGTAMDALNSMQNFLRSRPKTFKSLENAIEWSVKSGQIRNIESARVSMGGQVKKCEESSSSPGVSNSIEGVIEEEEDEEVEEESNKKRMKEDDQEIKKESIFTWRVDLSKTEKYWEGWFRGLSVLFLTCPVPKLLLLAGVDRLDKDLTIGQMQGKFQMQVLPQCGHAVHEDAPEKVADALATFMVRHKFTEFKEGYLC